The following proteins are encoded in a genomic region of Enoplosus armatus isolate fEnoArm2 chromosome 11, fEnoArm2.hap1, whole genome shotgun sequence:
- the ppp1r9ala gene encoding neurabin-1: MIKAESKGGERTLRSASPHRNAYKSDFHAIKCSFDGPKSEGTPKSYANGSSDTREDSRGRPFGNRVNKIKNIFLQMDGQQQECQEGKVTLKPEVSPPKLPVNTHKVNLNSATSPESHNLDKTPKGEEVEIDKVALAEKFSVTRKLFERGIKEQPAAEKQSPNRVVNRLSLGSASDEGKSTRRVSGSGSSETTIKSEQTPTAVECRPDENTDKGHGARLLLNAGPMSKRLENYMAENDSEDNNTAAAKGGMVSAKQHSTPEHLLPTSPTRDSLHKSTSPVKEATNSTPVTDATNKNTSQTCVSNKPASLGSTVGLKPTFPVTNAAYKSISPTTDATHKPFSPEQTTPVSHGYKRSSSSGEGFSRTSVGGDEDKPHSPPPRDVKQPLPSAGGFQNTNMAKYPEKARSNDSVVHSPTRDKSPSQTSSLDSRGVSMVRAELVVVQNESSESEENEDENVEDNVFEERKVQSPKGLLTDLKRTFPPEKQNCNPAHHVLARDVAKETQRIAETVGEGRVLEDSEQFRLKEKRMEESSVVSQDGEDNCEEVAEEESELEEQVGQSILDRASPVVYGIENAAFVDDRDVAQVLREEEEEEEEDQMYGEYDNCYEAPGLSDEEEPPPKRKIKFSIDPIVVFTTFSNEEYDRRNDDVDPVAASAEYELEKRVEKMDVFPVEIEKGDNGLGISIIGMGVGADQGLEKLGIFVKTITERGAAENDGRIQVNDQIVEVDGISLVGVTQLFAATVLKNTKGTVRFLIGREKPGTQSEVARLISETLEQEKNQQQHQQHLDDPYEHSTEEEERYEEEEDDDADERILGSNFSPGRSVEVFELPDTEALFMPTNMDSSQMAFKFKELQLKHSIAEAEINQLKEKLRASEEDKSLWEARESAMEQKIEDSNDKILKLESYWLEAQALCKSVNEQLAETQGQYETLDKKYNKAKKLLKDYQQKEIDFVKKEEELKKILDEKDKWYKEQLESLQNRIAVLESRGASGVEHQSGRDSAADERLSAPDPITNTQSVDSLLEQDWSELVPETERLDTSAHRAKGLLAQKAKRQPPSRSKLKENLTVASSHSRVSQEQLIVEAEEEEDQEEQESPRRRRSIQESLSLPVPVCYPGNGQRDDPGETRDGSRGKAELSSSPSLSPSQGDSIESSGSPSLSPPKDTLSPHSPSGFMRNAKKRESKGKGKELKEELNEASSAGKPKRRFPDFGGLRKSGGKGKKHDKEAMRASLDSRGSAELLEESGGNLSPADSMTSIPTCMPFSWFGDKERDRDREPSSSSSSLPYAATETSSEQSQDRKNKTNLSWSSLFSRSLDLSFSVIDDSNPASPSSDISGLVAEPNLSGRSHTLIFSSSETLDDEPVATGKEYQWQNRPVSEWTNQQVCHWLMGMNMDQYTPEFTAKGVDGQQLLNLDSDKLKALGVSSQNDRSTIKKKLKDMRKAQEKQEKQREKREKEVRRSGRLPASTDSVC; this comes from the exons atgaTCAAAGCGGAAAGCAAAGGAGGCGAGAGGACCCTGAGGAGCGCGTCCCCTCACAGAAATGCATACAAGTCTGACTTCCACGCCATTAAGTGCTCCTTTGATGGGCCCAAATCCGAGGGCACCCCCAAATCATATGCAAATGGGTCCAGTGACACCCGAGAGGACTCAAGGGGGAGGCCTTTTGGGAACAGAGTGAACAAGATAAAGAACATATTCCTACAGATGGATGGTCAGCAACAGGAGTGCCAAGAGGGGAAAGTGACTTTAAAGCCAGAGGTGTCCCCACCGAAGCTTCCAGTCAACACTCACAAAGTTAACTTGAACAGTGCTACAAGCCCAGAATCACACAATTTAGATAAAACTCCCAAGGGGGAAGAAGTTGAGATTGACAAAGTGGCTTTGGCAGAGAAGTTTTCTGTGACCAGAAAACTCTTTGAAAGGGGCATCAAAGAGCAGCCTGCAGCTGAAAAGCAGTCTCCAAACAGAGTGGTAAATCGTTTGTCCCTCGGAAGTGCCTCTGATGAGGGGAAAAGCACAAGGAGAGTTTCAGGATCAGGATCCTCCGAGACCACTATCAAATCAGAGCAAACTCCTACAGCAGTTGAATGTCGACCGGATGAGAACACTGATAAAGGGCATGGGGCTAGACTGTTACTGAATGCAGGACCCATGTCCAAAAGGTTGGAGAATTATATGGCAGAGAATGACTCAGaagacaacaacacagcagctgcaAAAGGAGGAATGGTGTCTGCTAAACAACACAGTACCCCTGAACATTTACTGCCTACCTCTCCAACAAGGGACAGCTTACACAAATCTACATCTCCTGTTAAAGAAGCCACTAACTCTACCCCTGTGACTGATGCCACTAACAAAAATACATCCCAGACGTGTGTCAGTAACAAACCAGCATCTTTGGGGTCTACTGTTGGGCTTAAACCAACATTCCCAGTTACCAACGCAGCATACAAATCTATTTCTCCAACAACTGATGCCACTCACAAACCCTTCTCACCAGAGCAAACAACCCCAGTTAGCCATGGCTACAAACGCTCCTCATCATCCGGTGAAGGATTTAGTAGGACATCTGTTGGTGGGGATGAAGACAAGCCACATAGTCCGCCCCCAAGGGATGTGAAGCAGCCTCTTCCATCAGCTGGTGGTTTTCAGAACACCAACATGGCTAAATACCCTGAAAAAGCCAGGAGTAATGACAGTGTGGTGCATAGTCCTACCAGGGACAAGTCACCCAGCCAGACCTCATCACTGGACTCCAGGGGGGTGAGCATGGTACGGGCAGAACTAGTTGTGGTTCAGAATGAGTCCTCAGAGAGTGAAGAGAATGAGGATGAGAACGTTGAAGATAATGTGTTTGAGGAACGGAAGGTGCAAAGTCCCAAAGGCCTACTAACAGACCTGAAAAGAACCTTTCCACCAGAAAAACAGAACTGTAACCCTGCTCATCATGTCTTAGCGAGAGATGTCgcaaaagagacacaaaggaTAGCAGAGACTGTGGGTGAAGGTAGAGTCTTGGAGGACAGCGAGCAATTCAGGTTAAAAGAGAAGAGAATGGAAGAAAGTTCAGTTGTGAGCCAAGATGGTGAAGATAATTGTGAGGAAgtagcagaggaggagagtgagctggaggagcaggtggGCCAGAGCATCCTGGATAGAGCCTCACCCGTAGTGTACGGTATAGAGAACGCAGCATTTGTGGATGACAGAGATGTAGCCCAGGTCCtcagggaagaagaggaggaagaggaggaagatcaAATGTATGGGGAGTATGACAACTGTTACGAGGCCCCTGGTCTGTCGGATGAGGAGGAGCCTCCCCCAAAGAGGAAAATCAAGTTCTCTATAGACCCTATTGTG GTCTTCACTACCTTCTCCAATGAGGAATATGATCGGCGCAATGATGATGTGGACCCAGTCGCAGCGTCTGCAGAGTATGAGCTGGAGAAGAGAGTGGAGAAGATGGATGTGTTCCCTGTGGAGATTGAGAAAG GAGACAATGGACTTGGCATCAGTATCATAGGAATGGGAGTGGGAGCAGACCAGGGTCTGGAGAAGCTTGGCATTTTTGTGAAAACCATAACAGAGCGAGGAGCAGCTGAGAACGATGGACG CATACAGGTGAATGACCAGATAGTGGAGGTGGATGGTATCAGTCTGGTGGGCGTCACCCAACTGTTTGCTGCTACAGTCCTGAAGAACACCAAAGGCACAGTGAG gttCCTGATTGGACGGGAGAAGCCAGGGACGCAAAGCGAGGTAGCCCGCCTCATAAGCGAGACACTAGAGCAGGAGAAGAACcagcagcaacatcaacaacacctgGATGACCCCTATGAACACTCTACAGAGGAG GAGGAGCGctatgaggaggaggaggacgacgatgCGGATGAGAGGATTCTGGGCTCCAATTTCTCTCCAGGGCGGAGCGTAGAGGTGTTTGAGCTGCCTGATACAGAGGCTTTGTTTATGCCGACCAACATGGACAGCTCTCAGATGGCCTTCAAGTTCAAAGAG CTGCAGCTCAAACATAGCATTGCTGAAGCTGAAATAAATCAACTAAAGGAAAAG CTAAGGGCATCTGAGGAGGACAAATCATTGTGGGAAGCCAGGGAGTCTGCAATGGAGCAAAAGATCGAGGATAGCAACGACAAAATCCTAAAGTTGGAGAGCTACTGGCTGGAAGCCCAGGCTCTGTGTAAGAGTGTGAATGAACAATTAGCTGAGACTCAGGGCCAGTATGAGACCCTGGACAAGAAGTACAATAAGGCCAAGAAACTGCTCAAGGACTACCAGCAGAA AGAGATAGACTTtgtgaagaaagaggaggagctgaaaaaAATCCTAGATGAAAAAGACAAGTGGTAcaaggagcagctggagagctTGCAGAACAGG ATAGCTGTCCTGGAGTCCAGAGGGGCCTCAGGTGTGGAGCATCAGAGTGGTCGGGACTCAGCAGCAGATGAGAGATTAAGTGCCCCAGACCCAATCACCAACACGCAATCTGTTGACTCACTACTCG AACAAGACTGGAGTGAGTTGGTCCCTGAGACCGAGCGCCTGGACACCAGTGCACACCGAGCAAAAGGCCTGCTGGCTCAGAAGGCCAAACGTCAGCCTCCGTCTCGGAGCAAACTGAAGGAGAACCTCACAGTGGCTTCAAGTCACTCTCGGGTCAGCCAGGAACAGCTGATAGTG gaagctgaagaggaggaggatcaggaggagcaggaatctcccaggaggaggaggtccatCCAGGAGAGCCTGTCTCTCCCAGTGCCTGTCTGCTATCCTGGGAATGGACAGAGAGATGATCCAGGAGAGACTAGAGATGGGTCCAGGGGTAAGGCAGAGCTTTCCAGCAGCCCGTCTTTGTCTCCATCACAGGGAGACAGTATTGAAAGCAGTGGAAGTCCTTCTTTGTCACCTCCAAAAGACACCCTGTCACCACATTCCCCCTCTGGATTCATGCGCAATGCCAAGAAGAGGGAGTCCAAAGGAAAGGGCAAAGAGCTCAAAG aggaGCTCAATGAGGCCTCGTCAGCAGGAAAACCTAAAAGACGATTTCCAGACTTTGG AGGCCTGCGGAAGTCAGGaggcaaaggaaaaaaacatgacaaggagGCGATGAGAGCATCTTTGGACAGCAG GGGATCTGCCGAGTTACTGGAGGAGTCGGGAGGGAACCTCTCTCCTGCAGATTCAATGACCTCCATCCCTACCTGTATGCCCTTCTCCTGGtttggagacaaagagagggacagagacagagagccttcatcctccagcagcagtCTGCCGTACGCTGCAACTGAGACCAGCAGTGAGCAAAGCCAGGATCGCAAGAATAAG ACAAATCTCTCCTGGTCCTCTTTATTCAGTCGCTCATTAGATTTG AGTTTTTCAGTCATAGATGATTCTAACCCTGCCAGTCCCAGTTCAGACATCTCTGGGTTAGTCGCTGAACCCAATCTGTCTGGGCGCTCACACACTTTAATCTTCTCTTCCAGCGAG